DNA sequence from the Cohnella herbarum genome:
ATGCTCCCATAGGTGTTCAGCAAGTTTCAGATAGCCATGCAGAGAATCTAGTACATGCTGCCATGGACGAACGGCTCTTGGATTACGAACAACCATCGGCACTCCGTTAAGAACAGAACGGATCATGTCCGGAACTAGTCTATCCTGCGACCAATCTCCGCCTCCAATAACGTTTCCAGCCCTAGCAGTTGCCAGATATTTCCCCCAGTTGAGTAAAAGGAACTACGGTAAGCTTGAGTTACCAATTCCGCGCAGCCCTTACTCGAACTATAGGGATCGAAACCACCCATCGGGTCATTCTCAATAAATTCTCGACGCTCTAATTCCAAATTCCGATAACATTTATCACTAGTTACGTTTACGACCACTTTTACCGAATCCGATCTTCGGGCAACTTCCAGAAGATTTACCGTGCCTATGACATTCGTCTGAAACGTCTCAACCGGATTATGATAGGAGTATCTAACCAAAGGTTGGGCTGCCAAATGAAACACAATTTCAGGCTCCACTTCCTTTAAGACCGCATCTAGTTGTTTCAAGTCACCTATGTCTCCAAAGAAGGATGTTATACCATCAGATGCCTGACATAACTCATATAGATTAGGGGTGGTTATTGGCTTCTGTGCATATCCAAAAACTTCAGCTCCAATTGATTGAAGCCATAAAGATAACCAACTCCCTTTAAACCCTGTATGCCCCGTAATCAGAACTCTCTTATTTTTCCAGAATAACGCACTACTCATGACCATACCTGCCACGGGGCTATTCCAGTCTGCCATAACTCTTCTAGTTTCACTTTATCTCTCATGGTGTCCATCGGTTGCCAAAAACCCTCATGTAAGTACGCGGATAATTGACCTCTTCTTGCCAGTTCCTCAACGGGATCTTGCTCCCATGTGGTTCCATCCCCTTCTATGTAATCAAAAATGCTCGGTTCAAGAACGAAAAAACCACCATTGACCCAATTACCATCTCCTTGCGGTTTTTCTTTGAAGCCAACAATACGATCTTCATGCAAGTCTATAGCACCAAAACGTCCAGGGGGTTGTACAGTCGTTACAGTTGCAAGTCTTCCTTTTTGATTGTGGAATTTAATTAATTGTTCTATATTCACATTCCCTACCCCGTCACCGTAGGTAAAACAGAAAGTTTCATTGCCAACATGCGATCGTACTCGCTTCAACCTTCCTCCTGTCATCGTATTTTCTCCCGTATCGACAAGCGTAATGCGCCAAGGCTCCGCCTTGTTCTGGTGAACCGTCATCTCATTAGATCTAAGATCAAAAGTTACATCCGATGTATGTAAAAAGTAATTTGAAAAGTACTCTTTAATCATATACCCTTTATAACCAAGGCAAATAATGAAATCATTCACCCCATAAAAAGAATACAACTTCATAATATGCCAAAGGATCGGCTTTCCACCGATTTGAATCATAGGCTTCGGCATTAGGTGAGTTTCTTCGCTTATTCTAGTTCCGAATCCCCCAGCCAAGATGACTGCTTTCATAAACTCTCTCCTTTGGCTTTTTGATAGACACGGCTCATAGGTTGAATACTAGCTCAATGATTCTCCTCAATTGCATACCCTATATATCGGTTAAACTACTAATTAGCATTAAAAATCAGGATTAATTAACTGTAACTAAGCAAGACCGGTCTCAATTCTCTCCAAGTAAAGTGCGGTGATTCATTCTTATTACCATTTATGATCGATAAGTTTTTATTCACATCCATATAGTTAGGGAGAAGTTCGAAAGCACGTAATAAATAACTCTTCGCTTCAATGACTTTATCTAAAGATAAATAGCAAGCTCCTAAGTTATTTAATATTTCACACCGATTTGAGTCCCGGGCTAATGCTGTATGGAAGGTTATTATCGCTTTCTCAAAATCTTTGTTATGTACTTCATACATTCCTTTAAATAAGTAACCGGCTATAGAATCAGGATGGGTTTCCAAAAGTTTCAAAATGATTTCATACCCGAGATCCCATCGTTCAAGCCTATACATTACAGAAACAAAGTCAACGGTGTTTTTCTCCTCGGTTAGATTCCTTTTATGGATAGCTTCTTGTAAGGAGGAAGTGCTGTACTTCTCGAGCACCTTTCGTTCTCCAACGGCAACACTTTCAATTGTTCTGGAGGCATTTTCATGATGTCTTCTGATTAAGGCTAAAGGCTCATCTTGATACAAAAATCCTCCTCTAGCTGCCAAACGAAGCCACAGATCCCAGTCCTCACAGTGAGTTAAATTCTCATCAAAACCGCCAACTGCTAATATCTCTTCCTTATCTACTATAGTCCCTGATAAATACACATAATTCCGCACAATTTCATAACCTAATATCTCCTCGGGCAAAACCTGTTTGAATCGGAATACCCCCTCAAGAACTTCACCCTGTTCATTCAT
Encoded proteins:
- the rfbF gene encoding glucose-1-phosphate cytidylyltransferase: MKAVILAGGFGTRISEETHLMPKPMIQIGGKPILWHIMKLYSFYGVNDFIICLGYKGYMIKEYFSNYFLHTSDVTFDLRSNEMTVHQNKAEPWRITLVDTGENTMTGGRLKRVRSHVGNETFCFTYGDGVGNVNIEQLIKFHNQKGRLATVTTVQPPGRFGAIDLHEDRIVGFKEKPQGDGNWVNGGFFVLEPSIFDYIEGDGTTWEQDPVEELARRGQLSAYLHEGFWQPMDTMRDKVKLEELWQTGIAPWQVWS
- a CDS encoding glycosyltransferase family A protein, yielding MRISAIVPLYNGEKYILETLRHLENQIYPLNEIIVVNDCSTDRSAEIVDAFIVTSELKVRHIINDCNRGVSFSRNRGIRESVGEAILFMDADDLAHDRLTQSHVELWGSADSKKHWVLSHSAFQQMNEQGEVLEGVFRFKQVLPEEILGYEIVRNYVYLSGTIVDKEEILAVGGFDENLTHCEDWDLWLRLAARGGFLYQDEPLALIRRHHENASRTIESVAVGERKVLEKYSTSSLQEAIHKRNLTEEKNTVDFVSVMYRLERWDLGYEIILKLLETHPDSIAGYLFKGMYEVHNKDFEKAIITFHTALARDSNRCEILNNLGACYLSLDKVIEAKSYLLRAFELLPNYMDVNKNLSIINGNKNESPHFTWRELRPVLLSYS